The Thermoanaerobaculia bacterium genome includes the window GCGATTCGTCGGGCGATTCCAGGAAGATCTGTTCGGCGCTCCCGTCCAGGGCCTTGAGCCAGAGCTCGACGGCCAAACCTTTCCTTCGGTCCGAGGAAAAAATGATCTGGTCCCCCGCCGGTGACCAGACCGGGTATTCGGCTTTTCGCGTGAACGGGAATTCGACTCCGTCGGCGCCATAGAGCCGGATCGACGCCGAGCTCGAGCTCGAATCCCAGACGGAGACCGCGATTCGCCGGCTGTCGGGTGAGAGACGAAGGTCGCCGTAGATCGCGGGGGTTCCGACGGTGCCGAGCGACTGGCCCTTGCGATCGAACCAGGTCAGCTGCGAGGGCGTGGGCCGCACCCTCGGTTGCGTGACGAGGAGACCGTTCGAAACCGAGAATTCCTGCGGCGCCGGCGCCACCGGAATAGGTTCCCCTTCCATTTCGAGCCGTGCGAGGTTCAATTTCTGAGCCACGAGGGAGTTCTCCTTGACGTAGAGGAGATACCCATCGGCGAACACGGCTTCCGATGTAGATGCGGCGACGACTTTGGCGGTCTTTCCGTCGAGTGAGCCGACTCGGATCCTGTTGGCTGGATCGTCGTTCGGCCCGGCGGCATTCCAGGCCGTGTAAAGAAAGTGTCGGCCGTCGGGCAGGAAAAAGGGGGAAACGTTGGCCGTAGTGTGGAGGGAGTCGCCGAGTTTCGTCACCGCCTCCGGCTTGCCGCCGGAGGCGGCGACGCGGAAGAGAGGGGTCGTGTTCCAGGCCGGCGCGAAAACGATCGTCCCGTCCCGGTTCCAGGTTCCCCCCGCTGGTACGCCCTCGGACGCGCAGATGGTCATGGGCGGTCCCCCGGAGGGATCGACCTTCATCAGGAGCTTCTTGCGGTACGCGAAGTAAGCGATGAACTTCCCGTCGGGCGACCAGAACGGCCAGACGGCATCCTCGACCTCCGCCACCTGCTGGGCCGCGGGCGCGGAAAGCGTTCGGACCCAGAGCCCCGGCTCCCGGGTCGTGAAAGCGAGCCGCTTTCCGTCCGGCGAGAGCGCGAACGTGACGAAATGCAGATTCTCGGGCGGAAGGATGGCCGAGATGATCGCCGAGGGTGTTTTCGGAGCACGACGCGCCAGGGCGATCGCGAGAACGGCCGACAGCAGGATCGCGCCCGCGAATCCGGCCCAGGCCAGACGCTCCCGGATTTTCCGCCGCGGCACGGCGGCCATCGTCCGCGCCGAACCCGTCGCCTCGGAGATGTGCCGGCGCACATTCGCGATCTCCCGCGCGAGGTCGCGCGTCGAGGAATAGCGCTCGTCCGGGTCCTTCGCGAGGCAGCGTTCGACGATCCAGCAGAGCGGCGCGGGAACGAGGGGATTCGAGTCGGCGATCGGCGGCGGCTCGTCGCGCAGGATCGCCGCCAGCGTCTCGCCCTTCGTCTCCCGGCGGAACGCCAGCTTCCGCGTCAGCATCTCGTAGAGGAGCAGGCCGAAGGAGAACTGGTCGGAGCGGTAGTCGACCTTCCTTCCCGCCGCCTGTTCGGGTGACATGTAGGAGACCGTTCCCATGACGACCCCCTCGGTCGTCTCCAGGCGGTCGATCGTCGGCATCCGGGAGATTTCGGCGTCGGGAGTCTCCGCGGGTGCCGTCGCGAGCTTTGCCAGGCCGAAATCGGCGATCTTGGCCATTCCCGACTTCGTCAAGAGAATGTTCTCGGGCTTCAAGTCCCGGTGGGTGATCCCCCTCTCGTGGGCCGACGCGAGGCCCGACGCGACCTGTTCGGCGATCTCGAGCACCTTCCGGATCGGCAGTCCGTCGCCCCTGAGCCGCGACCGGAGATCCCCTCCCTCGACGAGCTCCGAGGCGAAGTAGTGGATGCCCTCCTGCTCCCCGACGTCGAGGACCGTGACGATGTTCGGGTCGGAGAGCGCCGAGGCGGACCGCGCCTCCTGCTCGAACCGGCGAAGGTGGACGGCGTTC containing:
- a CDS encoding protein kinase, which translates into the protein MASRRRERWRGSHGALMLSPGIKLGPYEILAPLGSGGMGEVYRARDTRLGREVAVKVLSDAVASNAVHLRRFEQEARSASALSDPNIVTVLDVGEQEGIHYFASELVEGGDLRSRLRGDGLPIRKVLEIAEQVASGLASAHERGITHRDLKPENILLTKSGMAKIADFGLAKLATAPAETPDAEISRMPTIDRLETTEGVVMGTVSYMSPEQAAGRKVDYRSDQFSFGLLLYEMLTRKLAFRRETKGETLAAILRDEPPPIADSNPLVPAPLCWIVERCLAKDPDERYSSTRDLAREIANVRRHISEATGSARTMAAVPRRKIRERLAWAGFAGAILLSAVLAIALARRAPKTPSAIISAILPPENLHFVTFALSPDGKRLAFTTREPGLWVRTLSAPAAQQVAEVEDAVWPFWSPDGKFIAYFAYRKKLLMKVDPSGGPPMTICASEGVPAGGTWNRDGTIVFAPAWNTTPLFRVAASGGKPEAVTKLGDSLHTTANVSPFFLPDGRHFLYTAWNAAGPNDDPANRIRVGSLDGKTAKVVAASTSEAVFADGYLLYVKENSLVAQKLNLARLEMEGEPIPVAPAPQEFSVSNGLLVTQPRVRPTPSQLTWFDRKGQSLGTVGTPAIYGDLRLSPDSRRIAVSVWDSSSSSASIRLYGADGVEFPFTRKAEYPVWSPAGDQIIFSSDRRKGLAVELWLKALDGSAEQIFLESPDESPDIWGAEDWSRDGRLLSVGKIPVVGKQIAQIWIVETGGSHTARPFVTDAREV